A section of the Canis lupus baileyi chromosome 5, mCanLup2.hap1, whole genome shotgun sequence genome encodes:
- the ZEB1 gene encoding zinc finger E-box-binding homeobox 1 isoform X5 yields MTSHKSGRDQRHVTQSGGNRKFKCTECGKAFKYKHHLKEHLRIHSGEKPYECPNCKKRFSHSGSYSSHISSKKCISLMPVNGRPRTGLKTPQCSSPSLSASPGSPTRPQIRQKIENKPLQEQLSINQIKTEPVDYEFKPIVVASGINCSTPLQNGVFSGGGPLQATSSPQGVVQAVVLPTVGLVSPISINLSDIQNVLKVAVDGNVIRQVLENNQASLASKEQETISASSIQQGGHSVISAISLPLVDQDGTTKIIINYSLEQPSQLQVVPQNLKTENPVPTNSCKSEKLPEDLTVKSEKDKNFEGGVNDSTCLLCDECPGDINALPELKHYDLKQPAQPPPLPAPEAEKPESSVSSGGDGNLSPSQPPLKNLLSLLKAYYALNAQPSAEELSKIADSVNLPLDVVKKWFEKMQAGQISVQSSEPSSPETGKVNIPTKNDEQPQSTNANEPLDSTVNLQSPLKMTNSPVLPAGSTTNGSRSSPSSPSPLNLSSSRNTQGYLYTAEGAQEEPQVEPLDLSLPKQQGELLERSTITSVYQNSVYSVQEEPLNLSCAKKEPQKDSCVTDSEPVVNVIPPSANPINIAIPTVTAQLPTIVAIADQNSVPCLRALAANKQTILIPQVAYTYSTTVSPAVQEPPLKVIQPNGNQEERQDTSSEGVSNVEDQNDSDSTPPKKKMRKTENGMYACDLCDKIFQKSSSLLRHKYEHTGKRPHECGICKKAFKHKHHLIEHMRLHSGEKPYQCDKCGKRFSHSGSYSQHMNHRYSYCKREAEERDSTEQEEAGPEVLASEHVGARGSPSQADSDERESLMREEDEDSEKEEEEEEDKEMEELQEEKECEKPQGEEEEEEEEDEMEEEEGEEAENEGEEAKTEGLMKEDEVVNQESNLEQKVSKNSEQVSEEKTNEA; encoded by the exons ATGACATCACATAAATCAGGAAGAGATCAA AGACATGTGACACAGTCCGGGGGTAATCGTAAATTCAAGTGCActgaatgtgggaaagctttcaAATACAAACATCATCTAAAAGAGCACTTAAGAATCCACAgtg gaGAGAAGCCATATGAATGCCCAAACTGCAAGAAACGTTTTTCCCATTCTGGTTCCTATAGCTCACACATAAGCAGTAAGAAATGTATCAGCTTGATGCCTGTGAATGGGCGACCAAGAACAGGACTCAAGACACCTCAGTGTTCCTCACCATCTCTTTCTGCATCCCCAGGCAGTCCCACACGACCACAGATACggcaaaagatagaaaataagccCCTTCAAGAGCAACTTTCTATAAACCAAATTAAAACTGAACCTGTGGATTATGAATTCAAACCCATAGTGGTTGCTTCAGGAATCAACTGTTCAACCCCTTTACAGAATGGGGTTTTTAGTGGTGGTGGCCCATTACAGGCAACCAGTTCTCCTCAGGGTGTGGTGCAAGCTGTTGTTCTGCCAACAGTTGGTTTGGTATCTCCCATAAGTATCAATTTAAGTGATATTCAGAATGTACTCAAAGTGGCAGTAGATGGTAATGTAATAAGGCAAGTTTTGGAGAATAATCAAGCCAGTCTTGCAtccaaagaacaagaaacaaTCAGTGCTTCATCCATACAGCAAGGTGGCCATTCTGTTATTTCTGCCATCAGTCTTCCTTTGGTTGATCAGGATGGAACAACCAAAATTATCATTAACTACAGTCTTGAGCAGCCTAGCCAACTTCAAGTTGTTCCTCagaatttaaaaacagagaatCCAGTCCCCACAAACAGTTGCAAAAGTGAAAAATTGCCAGAAGATCTTACTgttaaatcagagaaggacaaaaacTTTGAAGGAGGAGTGAATGATAGCACTTGCCTTCTGTGTGACGAATGTCCAGGAGATATTAATGCACTTCCAGAATTAAAGCACTATGACCTAAAACAGCCTGCTCAGCCTCCTCCACTCCCTGCACCAGAAGCTGAGAAGCCAGAGTCCTCCGTGTCATCAGGTGGAGATGGCAATTTGTCTCCCAGTCAGCCACCTTTAAAGAACCTCTTGTCTCTTCTAAAAGCATATTATGCTTTGAACGCACAACCAAGTGCAGAAGAGCTCTCAAAAATTGCTGATTCAGTAAACCTACCCCTGGATGTAGTAAAAAAGTGGTTTGAAAAGATGCAAGCTGGCCAAATTTCAGTGCAGTCTTCTGAACCATCTTCTCCTGAAACAGGCAAAGTAAATATCCCTACAAAGAACGATGAGCAGCCTCAATCTACAAATGCAAATGAACCCCTGGACAGCACAGTAAATCTACAAAGTCCTCTGAAGATGACTAACTCTCCAGTTTTACCAGCGGGATCAACCACCAATGGTTCCAGAAGCAGtccatcatccccatcacctcTAAACCTTTCCTCATCCAGAAATACACAGGGTTACTTGTACACAGCAGAAGGTGCACAAGAAGAGCCACAAGTAGAACCTCTTGATCTTTCACTACCAAAGCAACAGGGAGAATTATTGGAAAGGTCAACTATCACTAGTGTTTACCAGAACAGTGTTTATTCTGTCCAGGAAGAACCCTTGAACTTGTCTTGCGCAAAAAAGGAGCCACAAAAGGACAGTTGTGTTACAGACTCAGAACCAGTTGTAAATGTAATCCCACCAAGTGCCAACCCCATAAATATTGCTATACCTACAGTCACTGCCCAGTTACCCACGATCGTGGCCATTGCTGACCAGAACAGTGTCCCATGCTTGCGAGCACTAGCTGCCAATAAGCAGACTATTCTGATTCCCCAGGTGGCTTACACGTACTCAACTACAGTCAGCCCTGCGGTCCAGGAACCACCCTTGAAGGTGATCCAGCCAAATGGGAATCAG gAGGAAAGGCAAGACACTAGCTCAGAAGGTGTATCAAATGTAGAGGATCAGAATGACTCTGATTCTACACCACCCAAAAAGAAAATGCGGAAGACAGAAAATGGAATGTATGCTTGTGATTTGTGTGATAAGATATTCCAAAAAAGTAGCTCATTATTGAGACATAAATATGAACACACAG GTAAGAGACCTCACGAGTGTGGAATCTGTAAAAAGGCATTTAAACACAAACATCATTTGATTGAACACATGCGGTTACATTCTGGAGAAAAGCCCTATCAATGTGACAAATGTGGAAAGCGTTTCTCACACTCTGGGTCTTACTCTCAACACATGAATCATCGCTACTCCTATTGCAAGCGGGAAGCTGAGGAGCGTGACAGCACCGAGCAGGAGGAGGCTGGACCAGAAGTCCTGGCCAGTGAGCACGTGGGTGCCCGGGGGTCTCCCTCACAGGCCGACTCCGATGAGagggagagcctgatgagggaagaggatgaagacagtgaaaaagaggaagaggaggaggaggacaaagagatggaagaactgcaggaagagaaagaatgtgaaaaaccacaaggggaggaggaagaggaggaggaggaagatgagatggaggaggaggagggggaagaggcagagaatgagggagaagaaGCAAAAACTGAAGGTCTGATGAAGGAAGATGAAGTTGTAAATCAAGAGAGCAACTTAGAACAAAAAGTAAGCAAGAATAGTGAGCAGGTGtctgaagaaaaaacaaatgaagcctaa
- the ZEB1 gene encoding zinc finger E-box-binding homeobox 1 isoform X4: protein MLPITNYNTVVETNSDSDDEDKLHIVEEESITDAADCEGGVPEDDLPTDQTVLPGSSEREGNAKSCWEDNGKEGQEILGPEAQADEARCAVKDDECDSDAENEQNHDPNVEEFLQQQDTAVIYPEAPEEDQRQGTPEASGHDDSGTPDAFSQLLTCPYCDRGYKRFTSLKEHIKYRHEKNEDNFSCSLCSYTFAYRTQLERHMTSHKSGRDQRHVTQSGGNRKFKCTECGKAFKYKHHLKEHLRIHSGEKPYECPNCKKRFSHSGSYSSHISSKKCISLMPVNGRPRTGLKTPQCSSPSLSASPGSPTRPQIRQKIENKPLQEQLSINQIKTEPVDYEFKPIVVASGINCSTPLQNGVFSGGGPLQATSSPQGVVQAVVLPTVGLVSPISINLSDIQNVLKVAVDGNVIRQVLENNQASLASKEQETISASSIQQGGHSVISAISLPLVDQDGTTKIIINYSLEQPSQLQVVPQNLKTENPVPTNSCKSEKLPEDLTVKSEKDKNFEGGVNDSTCLLCDECPGDINALPELKHYDLKQPAQPPPLPAPEAEKPESSVSSGGDGNLSPSQPPLKNLLSLLKAYYALNAQPSAEELSKIADSVNLPLDVVKKWFEKMQAGQISVQSSEPSSPETGKVNIPTKNDEQPQSTNANEPLDSTVNLQSPLKMTNSPVLPAGSTTNGSRSSPSSPSPLNLSSSRNTQGYLYTAEGAQEEPQVEPLDLSLPKQQGELLERSTITSVYQNSVYSVQEEPLNLSCAKKEPQKDSCVTDSEPVVNVIPPSANPINIAIPTVTAQLPTIVAIADQNSVPCLRALAANKQTILIPQVAYTYSTTVSPAVQEPPLKVIQPNGNQEERQDTSSEGVSNVEDQNDSDSTPPKKKMRKTENGMYACDLCDKIFQKSSSLLRHKYEHTGKRPHECGICKKAFKHKHHLIEHMRLHSGEKPYQCDKCGKRFSHSGSYSQHMNHRYSYCKREAEERDSTEQEEAGPEVLASEHVGARGSPSQADSDERESLMREEDEDSEKEEEEEEDKEMEELQEEKECEKPQGEEEEEEEEDEMEEEEGEEAENEGEEAKTEGLMKEDEVVNQESNLEQKVSKNSEQVSEEKTNEA from the exons GAAAGGAAGGACAAGAAATCCTGGGGCCTGAAGCTCAGGCAGATGAAGCGAGATGTGCAG TAAAAGATGATGAATGTGACTCAGATGCAGAAAATGAGCAAAACCATGATCCTAACGTTGAAGAGTTCCTGCAACAACAAGACACTGCTGTCATTTACCCCGAAGCACCTGAAGAGGACCAGAGGCAGGGTACCCCAGAAGCCAGTGGTCATGATGACAGTG GAACACCAGATGCATTCTCCCAGTTACTTACCTGCCCATATTGTGATAGAGGCTATAAACGCTTTACCTCTCTGAAAGAACACATTAAATATcgccatgaaaagaatgaagataatTTTAGTTGCTCCCTGTGCAGTTACACCTTTGCGTACAGAACCCAACTTGAACGTCACATGACATCACATAAATCAGGAAGAGATCAA AGACATGTGACACAGTCCGGGGGTAATCGTAAATTCAAGTGCActgaatgtgggaaagctttcaAATACAAACATCATCTAAAAGAGCACTTAAGAATCCACAgtg gaGAGAAGCCATATGAATGCCCAAACTGCAAGAAACGTTTTTCCCATTCTGGTTCCTATAGCTCACACATAAGCAGTAAGAAATGTATCAGCTTGATGCCTGTGAATGGGCGACCAAGAACAGGACTCAAGACACCTCAGTGTTCCTCACCATCTCTTTCTGCATCCCCAGGCAGTCCCACACGACCACAGATACggcaaaagatagaaaataagccCCTTCAAGAGCAACTTTCTATAAACCAAATTAAAACTGAACCTGTGGATTATGAATTCAAACCCATAGTGGTTGCTTCAGGAATCAACTGTTCAACCCCTTTACAGAATGGGGTTTTTAGTGGTGGTGGCCCATTACAGGCAACCAGTTCTCCTCAGGGTGTGGTGCAAGCTGTTGTTCTGCCAACAGTTGGTTTGGTATCTCCCATAAGTATCAATTTAAGTGATATTCAGAATGTACTCAAAGTGGCAGTAGATGGTAATGTAATAAGGCAAGTTTTGGAGAATAATCAAGCCAGTCTTGCAtccaaagaacaagaaacaaTCAGTGCTTCATCCATACAGCAAGGTGGCCATTCTGTTATTTCTGCCATCAGTCTTCCTTTGGTTGATCAGGATGGAACAACCAAAATTATCATTAACTACAGTCTTGAGCAGCCTAGCCAACTTCAAGTTGTTCCTCagaatttaaaaacagagaatCCAGTCCCCACAAACAGTTGCAAAAGTGAAAAATTGCCAGAAGATCTTACTgttaaatcagagaaggacaaaaacTTTGAAGGAGGAGTGAATGATAGCACTTGCCTTCTGTGTGACGAATGTCCAGGAGATATTAATGCACTTCCAGAATTAAAGCACTATGACCTAAAACAGCCTGCTCAGCCTCCTCCACTCCCTGCACCAGAAGCTGAGAAGCCAGAGTCCTCCGTGTCATCAGGTGGAGATGGCAATTTGTCTCCCAGTCAGCCACCTTTAAAGAACCTCTTGTCTCTTCTAAAAGCATATTATGCTTTGAACGCACAACCAAGTGCAGAAGAGCTCTCAAAAATTGCTGATTCAGTAAACCTACCCCTGGATGTAGTAAAAAAGTGGTTTGAAAAGATGCAAGCTGGCCAAATTTCAGTGCAGTCTTCTGAACCATCTTCTCCTGAAACAGGCAAAGTAAATATCCCTACAAAGAACGATGAGCAGCCTCAATCTACAAATGCAAATGAACCCCTGGACAGCACAGTAAATCTACAAAGTCCTCTGAAGATGACTAACTCTCCAGTTTTACCAGCGGGATCAACCACCAATGGTTCCAGAAGCAGtccatcatccccatcacctcTAAACCTTTCCTCATCCAGAAATACACAGGGTTACTTGTACACAGCAGAAGGTGCACAAGAAGAGCCACAAGTAGAACCTCTTGATCTTTCACTACCAAAGCAACAGGGAGAATTATTGGAAAGGTCAACTATCACTAGTGTTTACCAGAACAGTGTTTATTCTGTCCAGGAAGAACCCTTGAACTTGTCTTGCGCAAAAAAGGAGCCACAAAAGGACAGTTGTGTTACAGACTCAGAACCAGTTGTAAATGTAATCCCACCAAGTGCCAACCCCATAAATATTGCTATACCTACAGTCACTGCCCAGTTACCCACGATCGTGGCCATTGCTGACCAGAACAGTGTCCCATGCTTGCGAGCACTAGCTGCCAATAAGCAGACTATTCTGATTCCCCAGGTGGCTTACACGTACTCAACTACAGTCAGCCCTGCGGTCCAGGAACCACCCTTGAAGGTGATCCAGCCAAATGGGAATCAG gAGGAAAGGCAAGACACTAGCTCAGAAGGTGTATCAAATGTAGAGGATCAGAATGACTCTGATTCTACACCACCCAAAAAGAAAATGCGGAAGACAGAAAATGGAATGTATGCTTGTGATTTGTGTGATAAGATATTCCAAAAAAGTAGCTCATTATTGAGACATAAATATGAACACACAG GTAAGAGACCTCACGAGTGTGGAATCTGTAAAAAGGCATTTAAACACAAACATCATTTGATTGAACACATGCGGTTACATTCTGGAGAAAAGCCCTATCAATGTGACAAATGTGGAAAGCGTTTCTCACACTCTGGGTCTTACTCTCAACACATGAATCATCGCTACTCCTATTGCAAGCGGGAAGCTGAGGAGCGTGACAGCACCGAGCAGGAGGAGGCTGGACCAGAAGTCCTGGCCAGTGAGCACGTGGGTGCCCGGGGGTCTCCCTCACAGGCCGACTCCGATGAGagggagagcctgatgagggaagaggatgaagacagtgaaaaagaggaagaggaggaggaggacaaagagatggaagaactgcaggaagagaaagaatgtgaaaaaccacaaggggaggaggaagaggaggaggaggaagatgagatggaggaggaggagggggaagaggcagagaatgagggagaagaaGCAAAAACTGAAGGTCTGATGAAGGAAGATGAAGTTGTAAATCAAGAGAGCAACTTAGAACAAAAAGTAAGCAAGAATAGTGAGCAGGTGtctgaagaaaaaacaaatgaagcctaa